The Tachyglossus aculeatus isolate mTacAcu1 chromosome 4, mTacAcu1.pri, whole genome shotgun sequence genome contains a region encoding:
- the ZBTB34 gene encoding zinc finger and BTB domain-containing protein 34, with protein sequence MSVEMDSSSFIQFDVPEYSNTVLSQLNELRLQGKLCDIIVHIQGQPFRAHKAVLAASSPYFRDHSALSTMSGLSISVIKNPNVFEQLLSFCYTGRMSLQLKDVVSFLTAASFLQMQCVIDKCTQILESIHSKISVGEVDSVTVGAEETPENRNGVKDGSFFANPVEISPPYCSQVRPPVVGGDLRMETGPGKAPRGRGAQEEGHSDRGSCGSVSEYEIQIEGDPEPGDLLVRESQMAEVKVKMEKSERPSCSDSSSLGDDGYHTEMVDGEQVVAVNVGSYGSVLQHAYSFSSQPASQPPGVPEPFGGGSHSSPSRSMLSCFRGGRARQKRAAGHLHGDLQGPGPGADGDAAPGQPGYEGGPRERGARGHWYPYNERLICIYCGKSFNQKGSLDRHMRLHMGITPFVCKFCGKKYTRKDQLEYHIRGHTDDKPFRCEICGKCFPFQGTLNQHLRKNHPGAAEVRHRGDSPERTEAFAEQKVDDDASTVEVALDSGPEGHSVANTPD encoded by the coding sequence ATGTCAGTAGAAATGGACAGCAGCAGTTTCATTCAGTTCGATGTGCCCGAGTACAGCAACACGGTCCTGAGCCAGTTAAACGAGCTTCGGCTGCAAGGGAAACTCTGCGACATCATCGTGCACATTCAGGGGCAGCCGTTCAGAGCCCACAAAGCGGTCCTCGCCGCCAGCTCCCCGTATTTCCGGGACCATTCCGCGTTAAGTACCATGAGTGGCTTATCGATATCGGTCATTAAGAACCCCAACGTCTTCGAACAGTTACTCTCGTTCTGTTACACTGGAAGGATGTCCTTACAGCTGAAGGACGTGGTGAGTTTCCTCACCGCCGCCAGCTTCCTTCAGATGCAGTGCGTCATCGACAAATGCACCCAGATCCTGGAGAGCATCCACTCGAAGATCAGCGTCGGCGAGGTCGACTCGGTCACGGTCGGCGCCGAGGAGACTCCCGAAAACCGCAACGGCGTGAAGGACGGCAGCTTCTTCGCCAATCCGGTGGAAATCTCCCCCCCGTACTGCTCCCAGGTGCGGCCGCCCGTGGTCGGCGGCGACCTGCGGATGGAAACGGGTCCGGGCAAAGCCCCGCGGGGCCGCGGGGCCCAGGAAGAAGGCCACTCGGACCGAGGGAGCTGCGGAAGCGTGTCCGAATACGAGATCCAGATCGAGGGGGACCCCGAGCCGGGGGACCTGCTCGTCCGAGAGAGCCAGATGGCGGAGGTGAAAGTGAAGATGGAGAAGTCGGAGCGGCCCAGCTGCTCCGACAGCTCGTCCCTCGGGGACGACGGCTACCACACGGAGATGGTGGACGGGGAGCAGGTGGTGGCGGTGAACGTCGGCTCCTACGGCTCCGTGCTGCAGCATGCGTACTCGTTTTCGTCCCagcccgcctcccagccccctggTGTGCCCGAGCCTTTTGGGGGCGGCAGCCATTCCAGCCCATCCAGGTCCATGCTGAGCTGCTTCAGGGGAGGCCGGGCGCGCCAGAAGCGGGCCGCCGGCCACCTGCACGGCGACCTccagggcccggggcccggggccgacGGCGACGCCGCGCCCGGCCAGCCGGGCTACGAGGGCGGCCCCCGTGAGCGCGGCGCCAGGGGCCACTGGTACCCTTACAACGAGCGGCTCATCTGCATTTACTGCGGCAAGTCCTTCAACCAGAAGGGCAGCCTGGATCGGCACATGCggctccacatggggatcacgccCTTCGTCTGCAAGTTCTGCGGGAAGAAGTACACGCGCAAGGATCAGCTCGAGTACCACATCCGCGGCCACACCGACGACAAACCCTTCCGCTGCGAGATCTGCGGCAAGTGCTTCCCCTTCCAGGGCACCCTAAACCAGCACCTGCGGAAAAACCACCCCGGCGCGGCCGAGGTCCGGCACCGCGGCGACTCTCCGGAGCGGACGGAGGCCTTTGCGGAGCAGAAGGTCGACGACGACGCCTCGACGGTGGAGGTGGCTCTGGATTCTGGCCCGGAGGGCCACTCGGTGGCCAACACCCCCGATTGA